One genomic region from uncultured Subdoligranulum sp. encodes:
- a CDS encoding WecB/TagA/CpsF family glycosyltransferase, with protein sequence MQGKQETGPVCQIMGVNIAVTDMDSTVRRIEENLENWRGSYICVSNVHTTVTAWEDASYRAVQNGAVLALPDGGPLSWYSRRKGFADAARVTGPDLMKRMLAEKRDVPYRHYFYGSTPETLAQLRQVLEKRYPGAVIAGMESPPFRPLTEEEDAAAVVRINAARPDFVWVGLGAPKQERWMAAHRGKVQALMVGVGAAFDYEAGNIRRAPAWMQRCSLEWLYRLLQDPRRLFKRYFVTNTKFMWWALRH encoded by the coding sequence ATGCAGGGTAAGCAGGAGACAGGACCGGTCTGCCAGATCATGGGCGTCAACATCGCCGTGACCGACATGGACAGCACCGTTCGCCGGATCGAGGAAAACCTGGAAAACTGGCGCGGGTCGTATATCTGCGTATCCAATGTGCACACCACGGTGACCGCCTGGGAGGATGCCTCCTACCGGGCGGTCCAGAACGGCGCCGTCCTGGCATTGCCCGACGGCGGACCGCTTTCCTGGTACAGCCGCCGCAAAGGCTTTGCCGATGCCGCCCGTGTGACGGGGCCCGACCTGATGAAGCGGATGCTGGCGGAAAAACGGGATGTTCCCTACCGCCACTACTTTTACGGCTCCACCCCCGAGACACTGGCCCAGCTGCGGCAGGTGCTGGAGAAGCGCTACCCCGGCGCCGTCATTGCCGGGATGGAGTCCCCGCCCTTCCGGCCGCTCACCGAGGAGGAGGACGCGGCCGCCGTGGTGCGCATCAATGCCGCCCGGCCGGATTTCGTCTGGGTGGGGCTGGGCGCCCCCAAGCAGGAGCGCTGGATGGCCGCCCACCGCGGCAAAGTGCAGGCCCTGATGGTGGGGGTGGGTGCCGCCTTCGACTATGAGGCCGGCAACATCCGCCGGGCCCCCGCCTGGATGCAGCGCTGCAGTCTGGAATGGCTCTACCGGCTGCTGCAGGACCCCCGCCGCCTCTTCAAGCGCTACTTTGTGACCAACACCAAATTCATGTGGTGGGCGCTGCGCCACTGA
- a CDS encoding DUF1667 domain-containing protein, protein MEKRELTCIGCPLGCALTVTLEHGAVVSVAGNTCPRGDAYARKEVTAPSRIVTTTVPVTGGELPAVSVKTAGEIPKDKIFACIRALKAVTVPAPVTLGQVILPDAAGTGVDVVATKAVRCAPGRY, encoded by the coding sequence ATGGAAAAACGTGAACTGACCTGCATCGGCTGTCCGCTGGGCTGCGCCCTGACGGTGACGCTGGAGCATGGCGCGGTGGTCTCGGTGGCCGGCAACACCTGTCCCCGGGGCGACGCCTACGCCCGCAAGGAGGTCACCGCCCCCAGCCGCATCGTGACCACCACGGTGCCGGTGACGGGCGGTGAGCTGCCTGCCGTCAGCGTCAAGACCGCCGGGGAGATCCCCAAGGACAAAATCTTTGCCTGCATCCGGGCACTGAAGGCGGTGACGGTCCCCGCCCCGGTGACCCTGGGTCAGGTGATCCTGCCCGATGCCGCCGGCACCGGTGTGGACGTGGTGGCCACCAAGGCGGTTCGCTGCGCCCCGGGGCGATATTGA
- a CDS encoding FAD-dependent oxidoreductase — protein MKSMDLVILGGGPAGLAAAIAARRAGVEDLVILERDREPGGILNQCIHNGFGLHTFQEELTGPEYAARFVQQAADLGISCKLNTMVLDLSADRVVTAVNPVDGLFQLKAKAVVLAMGCRERPRGALNIPGTRPAGIYTAGTAQRLVNMEGRLPGRRVVILGSGDIGLIMARRMTLEGAKVLCVAELMPYSGGLKRNIVQCLDDFGIPLKLSHTVVDIQGRERVTGVTIARVENGRPVPGTEEHFDCDTLLLSCGLLPENELSRGAGIALSPVTGGAVVDECLQTSLPGVFAAGNVLHVHDLVDYVSEEAAAAGRHAAAYILGQPASVADETLPVTAARGVRYTVPATVHPARLEGSLTLRLRVDGVYRNKVLAVYAGQDSIWRRKRPVLAPGEMETIVIKGPALDKLSGCGGLTVTLEEG, from the coding sequence ATGAAATCCATGGATCTTGTGATTCTGGGCGGCGGACCGGCCGGTCTGGCCGCCGCCATCGCCGCCCGCCGGGCCGGGGTGGAAGACCTGGTCATTCTGGAGCGGGACAGGGAGCCGGGCGGCATCCTGAACCAGTGCATCCACAACGGCTTCGGGCTGCATACCTTTCAGGAAGAGCTCACCGGCCCCGAGTACGCCGCCCGCTTTGTGCAGCAGGCCGCGGACCTGGGCATTTCCTGCAAGCTGAACACCATGGTGCTGGACCTTTCGGCCGACCGGGTGGTCACCGCCGTCAACCCCGTGGACGGGCTGTTCCAGCTCAAAGCCAAAGCCGTGGTGCTGGCCATGGGCTGCCGGGAACGGCCCCGGGGGGCTCTCAACATTCCGGGCACCCGCCCCGCCGGCATCTACACCGCCGGCACCGCCCAGCGGCTGGTGAATATGGAGGGCCGTCTGCCCGGGCGGCGGGTGGTCATCCTGGGTTCCGGCGATATCGGCCTCATCATGGCCCGCCGGATGACGCTGGAGGGGGCGAAGGTGCTCTGCGTGGCGGAGCTGATGCCCTACTCCGGCGGGCTCAAGCGCAACATCGTGCAGTGCCTGGACGATTTCGGCATTCCGCTGAAACTCAGCCACACGGTGGTGGACATTCAGGGCCGGGAGCGGGTCACCGGCGTGACCATTGCCCGGGTGGAAAACGGCCGCCCGGTGCCCGGCACCGAGGAGCATTTTGACTGCGACACGCTGCTGCTCTCCTGCGGGCTGCTGCCCGAAAACGAGCTGAGCCGCGGCGCCGGCATCGCCCTGAGCCCCGTGACGGGCGGCGCTGTGGTGGACGAATGCCTGCAGACCAGTCTGCCCGGCGTCTTTGCGGCGGGCAATGTGCTCCATGTCCACGACCTGGTGGACTATGTCTCGGAGGAGGCAGCCGCCGCCGGACGCCATGCCGCGGCGTACATTCTGGGCCAACCCGCCTCTGTGGCGGACGAAACCCTGCCGGTGACCGCCGCCCGCGGCGTGCGCTACACCGTGCCCGCCACCGTCCACCCTGCCCGGCTGGAGGGCAGCCTGACGCTGCGGCTGCGGGTGGACGGCGTCTACCGGAACAAGGTACTGGCGGTGTATGCCGGGCAGGACTCCATCTGGCGGCGCAAACGGCCGGTGCTGGCCCCCGGCGAGATGGAGACCATCGTGATCAAAGGCCCGGCCCTGGACAAACTGTCCGGCTGCGGCGGGCTGACCGTGACGCTGGAGGAGGGATGA
- a CDS encoding NAD(P)/FAD-dependent oxidoreductase: protein MTDVIIIGGGVSGCAAARELSRYRADILLVDKAEDVCCGTTKANSAIVHAGFDAPAGSRMAALNVAGSRRMPELAKELDFSYRQCGSLVVCLSEEDRPALEKLLANGIANGVEGLRIIERPELCALEPNIADEAVAALWAPTGGIVCPFGLTYALAENAAKNGVRFQFDTEVQRIEPIQGGWRLETSRGPLEGRCIVNAAGVHADELHNQVSGDTMTIIPRRGDYFLLDRTAGDHVHHTIFQLPGKYGKGVLVTPTVHGNLLIGPTATDIPDKEDTATTADELAEVRAKAGRAVKDLPLRQTITSFAGLRAHEVRHEFFIGEAAPGFVDCAGIESPGLSASPAIGLEVAALVRDILHLAENPDFDPCRKGILDPKTLSFEERAALIREHPAYGRIVCRCETVTEGEILDAIHRVPGARSLDGVKRRTRAGMGRCQAGFCSPRVLEILARELGLPAEAITKCGGDSRLILGTNKDTL, encoded by the coding sequence ATGACCGATGTCATCATCATCGGCGGCGGGGTGTCGGGCTGCGCGGCGGCCCGGGAACTGAGCCGCTACCGGGCGGACATTCTGCTGGTGGACAAGGCGGAGGATGTCTGCTGCGGCACCACCAAGGCCAACAGTGCCATCGTCCACGCGGGGTTTGACGCCCCCGCCGGCAGCCGGATGGCCGCCCTCAATGTGGCGGGCAGCCGCCGAATGCCGGAACTCGCCAAAGAGCTGGATTTTTCCTACCGGCAGTGCGGCAGTCTGGTGGTCTGCCTCAGCGAGGAGGACCGCCCCGCCCTGGAGAAACTGCTGGCCAACGGCATCGCCAACGGCGTGGAGGGGCTGCGCATCATCGAACGCCCCGAGCTGTGTGCCCTGGAACCCAATATCGCCGACGAGGCGGTGGCGGCGCTGTGGGCGCCCACCGGCGGCATCGTCTGTCCCTTCGGGCTGACCTACGCCCTGGCCGAGAACGCCGCCAAGAACGGTGTGCGGTTCCAGTTTGACACCGAGGTGCAGCGCATCGAACCCATCCAGGGCGGCTGGCGGCTGGAAACCAGCCGCGGCCCGCTGGAGGGGCGCTGCATCGTCAATGCGGCGGGGGTGCACGCCGACGAACTGCACAACCAGGTCAGCGGCGACACCATGACCATCATCCCGCGGCGGGGGGACTACTTCCTGCTGGACCGCACGGCGGGGGACCATGTACACCACACCATCTTTCAGCTGCCGGGCAAGTACGGCAAGGGGGTGCTGGTGACCCCCACCGTCCACGGCAACCTGCTCATCGGCCCCACCGCCACCGACATTCCCGACAAGGAGGACACCGCCACCACCGCCGACGAGCTGGCCGAGGTGCGCGCCAAGGCGGGCCGGGCCGTGAAGGACCTTCCCCTGCGCCAGACCATCACCAGCTTTGCGGGGCTGCGGGCCCACGAGGTCCGGCATGAATTTTTCATCGGCGAGGCGGCGCCGGGGTTCGTGGACTGCGCGGGCATCGAGTCGCCGGGGCTGTCTGCCAGCCCGGCCATCGGCCTGGAAGTGGCCGCCCTGGTGCGGGATATCCTGCACCTTGCGGAAAATCCCGATTTTGACCCCTGCCGCAAGGGGATCCTCGACCCCAAGACCCTCTCCTTCGAGGAGCGGGCCGCCCTGATCCGGGAACATCCCGCCTACGGGCGGATCGTCTGCCGGTGCGAGACGGTGACCGAGGGGGAGATTCTCGACGCCATCCACCGGGTGCCCGGTGCCCGCAGCCTGGACGGCGTCAAGCGGCGCACCCGTGCCGGGATGGGACGCTGTCAGGCCGGGTTCTGCAGCCCCCGGGTGCTGGAAATTCTGGCCCGGGAACTGGGACTGCCCGCCGAAGCCATCACCAAGTGCGGCGGCGATTCCCGGCTCATTCTGGGCACCAACAAGGACACACTGTAG
- the glpK gene encoding glycerol kinase GlpK, translating to MAQYIMALDAGTTSNRCILFDKQGHMCSVAQKEFTQYFPKPGWVEHDANEIWTTQLGVALSAMNQIGASAADIAAIGITNQRETTIVWDRNTGEPVCRAIVWQCRRTSELCDRLKARGLTERFREKTGLIIDAYFSATKLLWILENVEGARARAEAGELLFGTVETWLIWKLTCGKIHVTDYANASRTMLFNIHTLDWDDEILEILNIPRCMLPKPVPNSGFYEYADPMHFGGEIKIAGSAGDQQAALFGQACFTPGDAKNTYGTGGFLLMNTGDRPVLSRNGLVTTIAWGLGGKVTYALEGSIFVAGAAIQWLRDELKILEEARDSEYMALKVPDTNGCYVVPAFTGLGAPHWDQYARGAIVGLTRGCNKNHIIRATLDSLCYQVNDVLKAMEADAGIRLAMLKVDGGASANNYLLQAQADISGAPVERPSCVETTALGAAYLAGLAVGYWDSPAGVLQNRAVDRVFTPQISEADRARRIRGWNKAVRCAFDWAREEEEEK from the coding sequence ATGGCACAATACATCATGGCACTGGATGCCGGCACCACCTCCAACCGCTGCATCCTCTTCGACAAGCAGGGTCACATGTGCAGTGTGGCCCAGAAGGAATTCACCCAGTACTTCCCCAAACCGGGCTGGGTGGAACACGACGCCAACGAGATCTGGACCACCCAGCTGGGCGTGGCGCTCTCGGCCATGAACCAGATCGGCGCCTCGGCGGCCGACATCGCGGCCATCGGCATCACCAACCAGCGGGAGACCACCATCGTCTGGGACCGCAACACCGGCGAACCGGTCTGCCGGGCCATCGTCTGGCAGTGCCGCCGCACCAGCGAACTGTGCGACCGGCTCAAGGCCCGGGGCCTCACCGAGCGGTTCCGGGAGAAGACGGGGCTCATCATCGACGCCTATTTTTCCGCCACCAAGCTGCTGTGGATCCTCGAAAACGTGGAAGGCGCCCGGGCCCGGGCCGAGGCGGGGGAACTGCTCTTCGGCACGGTGGAGACCTGGCTGATCTGGAAGCTGACCTGCGGCAAGATCCATGTGACCGACTACGCCAACGCCAGCCGGACGATGCTGTTCAACATCCACACGCTGGACTGGGACGACGAGATCCTGGAAATTCTCAACATTCCCCGCTGCATGCTGCCCAAGCCGGTGCCCAACAGCGGCTTTTACGAGTACGCCGACCCCATGCACTTCGGCGGCGAGATCAAGATCGCCGGTTCGGCGGGCGACCAGCAGGCGGCCCTCTTCGGGCAGGCCTGTTTCACGCCGGGGGACGCCAAGAACACCTACGGCACCGGCGGCTTCCTGCTGATGAACACCGGCGACCGGCCGGTGCTCAGCCGCAACGGGCTGGTGACCACCATCGCCTGGGGACTGGGCGGCAAGGTGACCTACGCCCTGGAGGGGTCCATCTTTGTGGCGGGGGCCGCCATCCAGTGGCTGCGGGACGAACTGAAGATCCTGGAGGAGGCCCGGGATTCCGAGTACATGGCCCTGAAGGTGCCCGACACCAACGGCTGCTATGTGGTGCCGGCCTTCACGGGGCTGGGCGCCCCCCACTGGGACCAGTACGCCCGGGGCGCCATCGTGGGACTGACCCGGGGCTGCAACAAGAACCACATCATCCGCGCCACGCTGGACAGCCTGTGCTACCAGGTCAACGATGTGCTCAAGGCCATGGAGGCCGACGCGGGCATCCGGCTGGCCATGCTGAAAGTGGACGGCGGGGCCTCGGCCAACAACTATCTGCTGCAGGCCCAGGCGGATATCAGCGGCGCGCCGGTGGAACGGCCCAGCTGTGTGGAAACCACCGCCCTGGGCGCGGCCTATCTGGCCGGGCTGGCGGTGGGCTACTGGGACAGCCCCGCCGGGGTGCTGCAGAACCGGGCGGTGGACCGGGTCTTCACCCCGCAGATCAGCGAGGCGGACCGGGCCCGGCGCATCCGGGGCTGGAACAAGGCCGTGCGCTGCGCCTTTGACTGGGCCCGGGAGGAGGAGGAAGAGAAATGA
- a CDS encoding response regulator transcription factor: MNKPLILVVEDDPPIRNLMATTLKTHDYRYLVADCGEAALREAATSAPDIMLLDLGLPDLDGVEVIRRVRSWSDMPIIVISARSEDADKIEALDSGADDYLTKPFSVEELLARLRVTQRRLSAMHAGGSPVLTNGQLTIDFAAGCAYLNGQELHLTPIEYKLLCLMARNCGKVLTHTYITQKVWGTSWENDVASLRVFMATLRKKLESAPGSPQYIQTHIGVGYRMMKIE, encoded by the coding sequence ATGAATAAACCGCTGATCCTGGTGGTGGAGGACGATCCGCCCATCCGCAACCTGATGGCCACCACCCTGAAAACCCATGACTACCGCTACCTGGTGGCGGACTGCGGCGAGGCCGCTTTGCGGGAAGCTGCCACCAGCGCCCCCGACATCATGCTGCTGGACCTGGGCCTGCCCGATCTGGACGGCGTGGAGGTCATCCGCCGGGTGCGCAGCTGGTCGGACATGCCCATCATCGTCATCAGTGCCCGCAGCGAGGACGCCGACAAGATCGAGGCGCTGGACTCCGGCGCCGACGACTACCTGACCAAGCCCTTCTCGGTGGAGGAGCTGCTGGCCCGGCTGCGGGTGACCCAGCGGCGGCTTTCCGCCATGCACGCCGGGGGCAGCCCGGTGCTCACCAACGGCCAGCTGACCATCGACTTTGCCGCCGGCTGCGCCTACCTGAACGGCCAGGAACTGCACCTGACCCCCATCGAGTACAAGCTGCTCTGTCTGATGGCCCGCAACTGCGGCAAGGTGCTCACCCACACCTACATCACCCAAAAGGTGTGGGGGACCAGCTGGGAGAACGACGTGGCCTCCCTGCGGGTCTTCATGGCCACCCTGCGCAAAAAGCTGGAGTCCGCCCCCGGGTCGCCCCAGTACATCCAGACCCACATCGGCGTGGGCTACCGCATGATGAAAATCGAATAA
- a CDS encoding ATP-binding protein has product MTRQKQAHGLRAQVVPRWQDLVVTLLILAAGTAIGNLFWQSAFTKANIISVYVLGTLLTSLFTRSYFCGVLSSVASVLLFNFFFTEPRLTLHAYEKGYPITIAIMLIVSIITVTLSIQNIRNIEEKERAALLAKNEQLRADLLRAISHDLRTPLTSISGNAANLLANDEKLDGEARQQIFLDIYDDSIWLINLVENLLSITRIEDGRMNLRLSTELVGEVIEEALRHTHRKSSEHTLRVDLPDELLLGRMDARLIVQVLLNLVDNAVKYTPAGSTITVAARAQGDFVAISVADDGPGIAPDVQPHVFEMFYTGERKVADSRRSLGLGLALCKAIVDAHGGTITLTDNPPHGCNFTFTVPRGEVTLHE; this is encoded by the coding sequence ATGACACGGCAGAAACAGGCCCACGGTCTGCGGGCCCAGGTGGTGCCCCGCTGGCAGGATCTGGTGGTGACGCTGCTGATCCTGGCGGCCGGCACCGCCATCGGCAATCTGTTCTGGCAGTCTGCCTTCACCAAGGCCAACATCATCTCGGTGTATGTGCTGGGAACGCTGCTCACCTCCCTGTTCACCCGCAGTTATTTCTGCGGCGTGCTCAGTTCGGTGGCCAGCGTGCTGCTGTTCAACTTCTTCTTCACCGAACCGCGGCTGACGCTCCACGCCTACGAGAAGGGCTACCCCATCACCATCGCCATCATGCTCATCGTCTCCATCATCACGGTGACGCTCTCCATCCAGAACATCCGCAACATCGAGGAGAAGGAGCGGGCCGCCCTGCTGGCCAAGAACGAACAGCTCCGCGCCGACCTGCTGCGGGCCATCTCCCACGATCTGCGCACCCCGCTGACCTCCATCTCGGGCAACGCCGCCAACCTGCTGGCCAACGACGAAAAGCTGGACGGCGAGGCCCGGCAGCAGATTTTTCTGGATATCTACGACGATTCCATCTGGCTCATCAACCTGGTGGAGAATCTGCTCTCCATCACCCGCATCGAGGACGGCCGGATGAATCTGCGCCTCTCCACCGAACTGGTGGGGGAAGTCATCGAGGAGGCGCTGCGCCACACCCACCGCAAGAGCAGCGAACACACGCTGCGGGTGGACCTGCCCGACGAACTGCTGCTGGGCCGGATGGACGCCCGGCTCATTGTGCAGGTGCTGCTCAACCTGGTGGACAACGCCGTCAAATACACCCCCGCCGGGTCCACCATCACGGTGGCCGCCCGGGCCCAGGGGGATTTTGTGGCCATCTCGGTGGCGGACGACGGCCCCGGCATCGCCCCCGACGTGCAGCCCCATGTCTTTGAGATGTTCTACACCGGCGAGCGCAAGGTCGCCGACAGCCGCCGCAGTCTGGGACTGGGGCTGGCCCTTTGCAAGGCCATCGTGGATGCCCACGGGGGCACCATCACCCTGACCGACAACCCGCCGCACGGGTGCAACTTCACCTTTACGGTGCCGCGTGGGGAGGTAACGCTGCATGAATAA
- a CDS encoding TrkA family potassium uptake protein yields MKSFLLIGLGRFGRHIAMQLNAQGHQIMAVDSNEDRVNDVLDIVTNAQIGDSTNAEFLKALGVRNFDVCIVAISGDFQSSLETTSLLKELGAQLVVSRAERDVQAKFLLRNGADEVLYPEKQLAKWAAVRYGSSHLVDYVELDANNAIMEVPTPENWVGQTVGDLDIRKKYGINLLGIKKNGSVMVNIASGTVLPADGHLLVLGEYRSIKRCFHL; encoded by the coding sequence ATGAAATCATTCTTGCTCATCGGCCTGGGCCGTTTCGGCCGCCACATCGCTATGCAGCTCAACGCCCAGGGCCACCAGATCATGGCCGTGGATTCCAACGAAGACCGGGTCAACGATGTGCTGGACATCGTCACCAACGCCCAGATCGGCGACAGCACCAACGCCGAATTCCTGAAAGCCCTGGGCGTGCGCAACTTCGATGTCTGCATCGTGGCCATCAGCGGGGATTTCCAGAGCTCGCTGGAGACCACCTCCCTGCTCAAGGAGCTGGGCGCCCAGCTGGTGGTTTCCCGCGCCGAGCGGGACGTGCAGGCCAAGTTCCTGCTGCGCAACGGCGCCGACGAGGTTCTCTACCCCGAAAAGCAGCTGGCCAAGTGGGCGGCGGTGCGCTACGGGTCCAGCCATCTGGTGGACTATGTGGAGCTGGACGCCAACAACGCCATCATGGAGGTGCCCACCCCCGAAAACTGGGTGGGCCAGACGGTGGGCGACCTGGACATCCGCAAGAAATACGGCATCAACCTGCTGGGCATCAAGAAAAACGGTTCGGTCATGGTGAACATTGCCTCCGGCACCGTGCTGCCCGCCGACGGCCATCTGCTGGTGCTGGGGGAATACCGTTCCATCAAACGCTGCTTCCACCTGTAA